A portion of the Pseudopipra pipra isolate bDixPip1 chromosome 1, bDixPip1.hap1, whole genome shotgun sequence genome contains these proteins:
- the ZNF282 gene encoding zinc finger protein 282, translating to MAEWAPAQVQEWNMEAPHLMPLQPPLLPERAHVREAQLHSAEASLWTVVATVQAMERKIDLLATRLLSLEGRSGTAEKKLLDCEKTAMEFGNQLESKWAVLGTLIQEYGLLQRRLENVENLLKNRNFWVLRLPPGPRGEVPKVPVTFVDIAVYFSAEEWKNLEEWQKELYNNLVKENYEALLSLDGALSRSEAQPRSERGEGPCVPEQRELEQRELPPDACAESLISTSDILSRIKQEVAFVGEQQFPEERGMPPDPCAGADALITAHDFLSWIKQEEEPCVREPWELPEREMLPPGPGPAGEGLLVKTEERCPHAEPPEEVGLPGGSGELLFPGTGFGTPEGQAAVPAAVALPAQHRLGKAPGTEPGPGAESGGVPAAPPGPAEERPHGCAECGKSFSGKKSLRIHQRSHAAERPYPCAECGKSFNCHSGLVRHQMIHRGERPYKCSECGKCYSRKEHLQNHQRLHTGERPFACAQCGKSFIRKQNLLKHQRIHTGERPYQCPACGRSFRYKESLKDHQRVHGAEAGPPPLPPPGIMPPGD from the exons ATGGCCGAGTGGGCGCCCGCCCAG GTGCAGGAGTGGAACATGGAAGCCCCTCACCTGATGCCGCTGCAGCCGCCGCTGCTGCCAGAGCGGGCGCACGTGCGGGAGGCGCAGCTGCACTCGGCAGAGGCCTCGCTCTGGACCGTGGTGGCCACGGTGCAGGCCATGGAGAGGAAGATCGACCTCCTGGCCACCcgcctgctcagcctggagggcCGGTCCGGCACGGCCGAGAAGAAGCTCCTGGACTGCGAGAAGACGGCCATGGAGTTCGGGAACCAGCTGGAGAGCAAGTGGGCCGTGCTGGGCACCCTCATCCAGGAGTACGGGCTGCTCCAGAGGCGCCTGGAGAACGTGGAGAACCTCCTGAAGAACAGGAATTTCTGGGTGCTGCGgctgccccccggcccccgGGGCGAGGTCCCCAAG GTGCCGGTGACGTTTGTTGACATCGCCGTCTACTTCTCGGCGGAGGAGTGGAAGAATCTGGAGGAGTGGCAGAAGGAGCTGTACAACAACCTGGTGAAGGAGAACTACGAGGCTTTGCTCTCCCTGG ACGGTGCCCTCTCCAGGAGCGAGGCTCAGCCCCGCAGCGAGCGCGGGGAAGGGCCCTGTGTTCCCGAGCAGCGGGAGCTGGAGCAGCGGGAGCTGCCGCCGGACGCCTGCGCAG AGTCGCTGATCTCCACCTCCGACATCCTGTCCCGGATCAAGCAGGAGGTGGCCTTTGTGGGGGAGCAGCAGTTCCCAGAGGAGCGGGGGATGCCCCCAGACCCCTGTGCAG GCGCGGACGCCCTGATCACTGCACACGACTTCTTGTCGTGGATCaagcaggaggaggagcccTGTGTCCgtgagccctgggagctgccggAGAGGGAGATGCTGCCCCCGGGTCCTGGTCCTG CCGGCGAGGGGCTGCTGGTGAAGACGGAGGAGCGGTGCCCCCACGCCGAGCCCCCCGAGGAGGTGGGTTTGCCGGGCGGCTCCGGGGAGCTGCTCTTCCCCGGCACGGGCTTCGGGACCCCCGAGGGACAGGCGGCGGTGCCAGCGGCCGTGGCTCTGCCGGCGCAGCACAGACTGGGCAAAGCTCCGGGGACCGAGCCGGGCCCGGGGGCCGAGAGCGGGGGGGTCCCCGCGGCGCCGCCGGGACCCGCCGAGGAGCGTCCGCACGGCTGCGCCGAgtgcgggaagagcttcagcgGCAAGAAGAGCCTGCGGATCCACCAGCGCAGCCACGCGGCCGAGCGGCCCTACCCGTGCGCCGAGTGCGGCAAGAGCTTCAATTGCCACTCGGGGCTGGTGCGGCACCAGATGATCCACCGCGGGGAGCGGCCCTACAAATGCTCCGAGTGCGGCAAGTGCTACAGCCGCAAGGAGCACCTGCAGAACCACCAGCGGCTGCACACCGGGGAGCGCCCCTTCGCCTGCGCCCAGTGCGGCAAGAGCTTCATCCGCAAGCAGAACCTGCTCAAgcaccagcgcatccacaccggggagcGCCCGTACCAGTGCCCGGCCTGCGGCCGCAGCTTCCGCTACAAGGAGTCCCTCAAGGACCACCAGCGCGTCCACGGGGCCGaggcggggccgcccccgctgcccccgcccgGGATCATGCCCCCCGGGGATTAG
- the LOC135412718 gene encoding uncharacterized protein LOC135412718 codes for MPASGRKRKANFSNDETETLVWNVVRHFSALYGSEALRAHPVRRKQLWTQIQSRVNFLGYTERSIDDLKHKWRDLRLDVKKKITSKKHLPMNRAGGPLHKPRLTPLEKMVASTFLQASHDSEPEIILDPDLFFPGASKQPFMHLQPGVSHPSIYIDTNGQPSALPDVEGSATPRLPGQSPDPAGGTDYGRGEGQGSSAESGPELRTPDVSAISPSLRNESLVSYASMSEEEEREGREVERGHGGAVGMQPGPEAPMSAEEDMKLSRQAMLIRRCSSQGSVTSLPEDSLNPADAHSDWGHEGVSDLPALGRGMDSAHPEEQAGGPGPEMGALPRVLMGPTWEKAPADEEPPARSPLHGALTEESLPSSASPPGDAPAAPGPPRGLGCSRLREERRDSWRTSIHHLLDLEEQWDQLYHQELAMWQEERATQREERARDRELQFRLLGVLTDIRDELRYLRQERAGARQSPAPPPPPPEPRRDPSPLLEQPKVEPGFPEPPSESAAWADAAVPSRSPFSGRGRGRRRGRPRGSASRHRRLFLTNS; via the exons ATGCCAGCGTCTGGCCGGAAGAGGAAGGCCAACTTCTCCAATGACGAGACCGAGACGCTGGTCTGGAATGTGGTCCGGCATTTCAGCGCCCTGTACGGGTCCGAGGCCCTGCGGGCTCACCCCGTGCGGCGGAAGCAGCTCTGGACCCAAATCCAAAGCCGCGTCAACTTCCTGGGCTACACCGAGCGCTCCATCGACGACCTCAAGCACAAGTGGCGCGACCTGCGGCTGGACGTCAAGAAGAAGATCACCTCCAAGAAGCACCTGCCCATGAACCGCGCCGGGGGGCCGCTCCACAAGCCGCGCCTCACGCCCCTGGAGAAGATGGTGGCCTCCACCTTCCTGCAGGCCAGCCACGACTCGGAGCCCGAGATCATCCTGGACCCAG ATCTGTTCTTCCCTGGCGCGTCCAAGCAGCCCTTCATGCACCTGCAGCCCGGCGTGAGCCACCCCAGCATCTACATCGACACCAACGGgcagccctcagccctgccgGACGTGGAGGGCTCGGCCACGCCGCGGCTGCCGGGACAGAGCCCCGACCCCGCCGGCGGCACCGACTACGGCCGCGGAGAGGGGCAGGGCAGCTCTG ctgaGTCGGGGCCGGAGCTGCGGACTCCAGACGTGTCGGCCATCTCCCCGTCCCTGCGGAACGAGTCCCTGGTGTCCTACGCCTCCATGTCGGAGGAGGAGGAACGGGAAGGCCGGGAGGTGGAGCGTGGCCACGGCGGGGCCGTGGGGATGCAGCCGGGGCCCGAGGCCCCCATGTCTGCGGAGGAGGACATGAAGCTGTCCCGCCAGGCCATGCTGATCCGCcgctgcagctcccagggctccgTCACCTCCCTGCCCGAGGACTCCCTGAACCCCGCGGACGCTCACTCGGACTGGGGGCACGAGGGGGTGTCCGACCTGCCCGCCCTGGGCCGCGGGATGGACTCGGCGCATCCCGAGGAGCAGGCGGGGGGCCCGGGCCCGGAGATGGGCGCCTTGCCCAGGGTACTGATGGGGCCCACCTGGGAGAAGGCCCCAGCGGACGAGGAGCCCCCGGCCCGCTCCCCCCTCCACGGCGCCCTGACCGAGGAGTCGCTGCCCTCCTCCGCCTCCCCCCCAGGAGACGCCccggccgcccccggccccccgcgcGGGCTGGGCTGCTCCCGGCTGCGCGAGGAGCGCCGGGACAGCTGGAGGACTAGCATCCATCACCTGCTCGACCTGGAGGAGCAGTGGGACCAGCTGTACCACCAGGAGCTGGCCATGTGGCAGGAGGAGCGGGCCACCCAGCGCGAGGAGCGGGCGCGCGACCGGGAGCTGCAGTTCCGCCTGCTCGGCGTCCTCACGGACATCCGGGACGAGCTGCGCTACCTGCGCCAGGAGCGCGCCGGCGCCCGCCAGagcccggcgccgccgccgccgccccccgagCCCCGCCGCGACCCCAGCCCGCTCCTCGAGCAGCCCAAAGTCGAGCCCGGCTTCCCGGAGCCGCCGAGCGAGAGCGCCGCGTGGGCCGACGCCGCCGTGCCCAGCCGGAGCCCCTTCAGCGGCCGCGGCCGGGGCCGGCGCCGAGGGCGGCCGCGCGGCTCCGCTTCCCGACACAGACGCCTGTTCCTCACCAACAGCTAG